Proteins encoded within one genomic window of Polaribacter sp. NJDZ03:
- a CDS encoding amidophosphoribosyltransferase, with protein sequence MSDAIKHECGIALVRLKKPLQFYKDKYGTAFYGINKMYLLMEKQHNRGQDGAGFASVKFNVEPGTRYISRVRSNQSQPIQDVFAQINQRLNSVLEQNPDKKDDVAWQEENMPYVGNLFLGHVRYGTFGKNSIESVHPFLRQSNWKHKNLIVAGNFNMTNSNQILEELVELGQHPKEFTDTVTVMEKIGHFLEDEVGKLYQEAKKKGLNKRDASPYIEENLKLKKVLKRSSRNWDGGYAMAGIVGHGDAFVLRDPNGIRPTYFYEDEEVVVVASERPVIQTVFNVKIEDVQELERGHALIIKKSGVTSIKKIIEPREKLACSFERIYFSRGSDASIYKERKDLGKIVFPKILDSINSDISNTVFSFIPNTAETSFYGMVEAAEDLLNQQKTAKILAGGTKLSAQKVTEILSERPRFEKIAIKDAKLRTFIADDSSRDDLVEHVYDITYGVVKPTDNLVIIDDSIVRGTTLKKSIIRILDRLKPKKIVVVSSAPQIRYPDCYGIDMARIDDFIAFKAALELLKDTNQYHIIDEVYKKSKEQQGKPDTEIINHVKEIYSPFKAEEISAKIAEMLKTKDIKAEVEVIYQSIEGLHKACPDNLGDWYFTGNYPTPGGHRVVNQAFINFYEGNSERAY encoded by the coding sequence ATGAGTGATGCTATTAAACATGAATGTGGAATTGCACTTGTTAGATTAAAGAAACCGTTACAGTTTTATAAAGACAAATACGGTACTGCTTTTTACGGAATTAATAAAATGTATTTATTAATGGAAAAACAGCACAATCGTGGACAAGACGGTGCAGGTTTTGCCAGCGTAAAATTTAATGTAGAACCAGGTACAAGATACATTAGTAGAGTGCGTTCTAACCAATCGCAACCAATACAAGATGTTTTTGCTCAAATTAACCAACGTTTAAATAGTGTTTTAGAACAAAACCCTGATAAAAAAGACGATGTTGCTTGGCAAGAAGAAAACATGCCCTATGTAGGAAATCTATTTTTAGGACACGTACGTTATGGTACTTTTGGTAAAAATAGTATAGAAAGTGTACACCCGTTTTTACGCCAAAGTAACTGGAAACATAAAAACTTAATAGTTGCTGGTAACTTTAACATGACTAACTCTAATCAAATACTTGAAGAATTAGTTGAGTTAGGGCAACATCCTAAAGAGTTTACAGACACTGTAACTGTAATGGAAAAGATTGGCCATTTCTTAGAGGACGAAGTTGGAAAATTATACCAAGAAGCAAAGAAAAAAGGACTTAATAAAAGAGATGCTTCTCCTTATATAGAAGAAAACTTAAAGCTTAAAAAAGTATTAAAAAGATCTTCTAGAAACTGGGATGGTGGTTATGCAATGGCTGGTATAGTTGGTCATGGTGATGCTTTTGTTTTAAGAGACCCGAACGGAATTAGACCTACTTATTTTTATGAAGATGAAGAAGTTGTCGTTGTTGCTTCAGAAAGACCAGTTATTCAAACTGTTTTTAATGTAAAGATAGAAGACGTTCAAGAATTAGAAAGAGGACATGCTTTAATTATTAAGAAAAGTGGCGTAACTTCAATTAAGAAAATTATAGAGCCTAGAGAAAAACTAGCTTGTTCTTTTGAACGTATTTATTTTTCTAGAGGTAGTGATGCTTCTATATATAAAGAACGAAAAGACTTAGGAAAAATAGTGTTTCCAAAAATTTTAGACTCTATTAATAGTGATATTTCTAACACTGTGTTTTCTTTTATACCAAACACTGCAGAAACTTCTTTCTACGGAATGGTAGAAGCTGCTGAAGATTTATTAAACCAACAAAAAACAGCAAAAATTTTAGCTGGTGGAACAAAATTATCAGCACAAAAAGTTACAGAAATTTTATCTGAAAGACCTCGTTTTGAAAAAATAGCGATTAAAGATGCTAAATTAAGAACTTTTATTGCAGATGATAGTAGTAGAGATGATTTAGTAGAGCATGTTTATGACATTACCTATGGTGTTGTAAAACCTACTGATAACCTGGTTATTATTGATGATAGCATTGTTCGTGGAACTACTTTAAAGAAAAGTATTATTAGAATTTTAGATCGATTAAAACCTAAAAAAATAGTAGTAGTTTCTTCTGCTCCACAAATTAGATACCCAGATTGCTATGGTATTGATATGGCAAGAATTGATGATTTTATTGCTTTTAAAGCAGCTTTAGAATTATTAAAAGATACTAACCAATATCATATTATAGACGAAGTTTACAAGAAATCTAAAGAGCAACAAGGTAAACCAGACACAGAAATTATAAATCACGTAAAAGAAATTTACAGTCCTTTTAAAGCTGAAGAGATTTCTGCTAAAATAGCAGAAATGCTAAAAACAAAAGATATTAAAGCAGAGGTAGAAGTAATTTATCAATCTATAGAAGGCTTGCATAAAGCATGTCCAGACAATTTAGGAGATTGGTATTTTACAGGAAACTACCCTACTCCTGGAGGACATAGGGTTGTAAACCAAGCTTTCATTAATTTCTATGAAGGTAATAGCGAAAGAGCGTACTAA
- a CDS encoding PfkB family carbohydrate kinase, giving the protein MSKLLAVGTVAFDAIETPFGKTDKILGGSGTYVGLAASQFGVKTGVVSVVGGDFPASYLEMMNDKGINTDGIEVDKEGKTFFWSGKYHNDMNSRDTLITELNVLETFTPVVPENFKDAGIVMLGNLHPLTQASVLDQMTERPKLVVLDTMNFWMDIALDDLHTVLKRVDVVTINDEEARQLSGEYSLVNAAKKIHEMGPKYVVIKKGEHGALLFNEGDMFYAPALPLAEVFDPTGAGDTFAGGFCGYLAKTEDISFNNMKNAIIYGSNLASFCVEKFGTERMQNLTKEDVKKRLQAFKDLTQFDIKIS; this is encoded by the coding sequence ATGAGTAAATTATTAGCAGTTGGTACAGTAGCTTTTGATGCAATTGAAACCCCTTTTGGGAAAACTGACAAAATATTAGGTGGATCTGGAACCTATGTAGGTTTAGCTGCAAGTCAATTTGGAGTAAAAACAGGCGTTGTTTCTGTAGTTGGTGGAGATTTTCCTGCATCCTACTTAGAAATGATGAATGATAAAGGAATTAATACCGATGGAATTGAGGTAGATAAAGAAGGTAAAACTTTTTTCTGGAGTGGTAAATATCATAATGATATGAACTCTAGAGATACTTTAATTACAGAATTAAACGTGTTAGAGACTTTTACACCTGTTGTACCAGAAAACTTTAAAGATGCTGGCATTGTAATGTTAGGTAATTTACACCCGTTAACACAGGCATCTGTATTAGATCAAATGACAGAAAGACCAAAATTAGTAGTTTTAGATACTATGAATTTTTGGATGGACATTGCTTTAGATGATTTACATACTGTTTTAAAAAGAGTAGATGTAGTAACTATTAATGATGAAGAAGCACGTCAGTTATCCGGAGAATATTCTTTGGTAAATGCGGCTAAAAAGATTCATGAAATGGGTCCTAAATATGTAGTGATTAAAAAAGGAGAACATGGTGCTTTGTTATTTAATGAAGGAGATATGTTTTATGCGCCTGCATTACCTTTAGCAGAAGTTTTCGATCCTACTGGAGCTGGAGATACATTTGCGGGTGGTTTTTGTGGTTATTTAGCAAAAACAGAAGATATTTCTTTTAACAACATGAAAAATGCAATTATCTACGGTTCCAACCTAGCATCTTTCTGTGTAGAGAAATTTGGTACAGAGCGCATGCAAAACCTTACAAAAGAAGACGTTAAAAAGCGATTACAAGCTTTTAAAGATTTAACACAATTTGATATAAAAATATCTTAA
- a CDS encoding SufE family protein, which translates to MTIKEIQEEIIDEFSMFDDWMERYEYIIELGKSLPIIEEANKLDENLIKGCQSKVWLFSELQGDIIKFSADSDAILTKGIVALLLRVYSNQKPVDILGASTDFIDEIGLKEHLSPTRANGLVSMVKYIKMYAIAQQTKLAN; encoded by the coding sequence ATGACTATCAAAGAAATACAAGAAGAAATTATTGATGAGTTTTCTATGTTTGATGATTGGATGGAACGCTATGAGTACATTATAGAGTTAGGGAAATCGTTGCCAATTATAGAGGAAGCAAATAAGTTAGATGAAAATTTAATAAAAGGTTGTCAGTCTAAAGTTTGGTTATTTTCTGAATTACAGGGAGATATTATTAAGTTTTCTGCGGATAGTGATGCTATCTTAACCAAAGGTATTGTGGCATTGTTATTGAGGGTTTATTCAAATCAAAAACCAGTAGATATTTTAGGTGCCTCTACAGATTTTATTGATGAAATAGGTTTAAAAGAGCATTTATCGCCAACCAGAGCAAATGGGTTAGTTTCTATGGTAAAGTACATAAAAATGTATGCCATTGCGCAACAAACTAAATTAGCAAATTAA
- a CDS encoding DUF59 domain-containing protein, whose amino-acid sequence MTDKELEVIGDKIVNVLKTIYDPEIPVDIYELGLIYDVFVSEDNNAKILMTLTSPNCPVAESLPVEIEDKVKTLEEIANCEVEITFDPTWTQDMMSEEAKLELGML is encoded by the coding sequence ATGACAGATAAAGAGTTAGAAGTAATAGGAGATAAAATTGTAAATGTTTTAAAAACAATCTACGATCCAGAAATACCAGTAGATATTTACGAATTAGGTTTAATTTATGACGTTTTTGTATCTGAAGATAATAATGCAAAAATATTAATGACATTAACCTCACCTAATTGTCCGGTAGCAGAAAGTTTGCCAGTTGAGATTGAAGATAAAGTAAAAACTTTAGAAGAAATTGCAAACTGTGAAGTAGAAATTACTTTCGATCCTACTTGGACACAAGATATGATGAGTGAAGAAGCAAAATTAGAATTAGGAATGCTGTAA
- a CDS encoding DUF2480 family protein: MQEEIINRVTNSKLKTFDLEEIYPEGKRVEFDVKDWLFQELILKEKDFRESVQNHDWSQYKNTFVAISCSVDAIIPSWAFMLVASELIPFANKVVIGNLELLETVLYQELIGFLDFKEFIDAPVIIKGCANKPIPNSAYVFLIEKLQPVARSIMFGEACSTVPLYKTKR; the protein is encoded by the coding sequence ATGCAAGAAGAAATTATAAATAGAGTTACAAATAGTAAACTTAAAACCTTTGATTTAGAAGAAATCTATCCGGAAGGGAAAAGAGTTGAATTTGATGTGAAAGATTGGTTGTTTCAAGAGTTAATCTTAAAAGAAAAAGACTTTAGAGAATCTGTACAAAACCATGATTGGTCTCAGTACAAAAATACTTTTGTAGCTATTTCTTGTTCTGTAGATGCAATAATTCCTTCTTGGGCTTTTATGTTAGTTGCATCAGAATTAATTCCGTTTGCAAATAAAGTGGTTATTGGTAATTTAGAATTGCTAGAAACTGTACTTTATCAAGAATTAATTGGTTTTTTAGATTTTAAAGAATTTATAGATGCACCTGTTATTATAAAAGGGTGCGCAAATAAACCAATCCCTAATTCTGCGTATGTCTTTTTAATAGAAAAATTACAACCAGTAGCAAGGTCTATCATGTTTGGAGAAGCTTGCTCTACAGTGCCTTTATATAAAACTAAAAGATAA
- a CDS encoding DUF3078 domain-containing protein, with protein MRRVLLLLFLILSTSFYAQKKKKDTLPIPKWKINGKFGFIFNQSTFSNWTSGGENTVAGDINVNYDFNYKKNNVNWDTRIVTAYGSSHLNDKGYRKTNDRFELNSLLGIKSGNNWFLSQFINFKTQYSRGYNYKVEPALPVSDLFSPAYLSLGTGMLWKKSDNSNINIAPATARLTMVSDFFSGQFGVDEGDNTNFSLGFNLSGYFKFSIMENVEMENIVALYSDYLDQPENVDVENQTNIRFKVNNNIKMQMTFHTIVDDNASSKVQFRQLFGLGLNYSFHQKVTY; from the coding sequence ATGAGAAGAGTATTACTTCTTTTGTTCCTTATTTTATCCACTTCTTTTTATGCACAAAAAAAGAAAAAAGATACGTTACCTATTCCTAAATGGAAAATTAATGGAAAGTTTGGTTTTATTTTCAATCAATCTACCTTCTCTAATTGGACATCTGGGGGAGAAAACACGGTTGCAGGAGACATAAATGTAAACTACGATTTTAATTACAAAAAAAATAATGTCAATTGGGATACTAGAATAGTAACTGCTTATGGATCTAGCCATTTAAATGACAAAGGGTATCGAAAAACAAATGATAGATTCGAATTAAATTCTCTTTTAGGGATAAAATCGGGTAATAATTGGTTTTTATCACAATTTATTAATTTTAAGACGCAATATTCTAGAGGTTATAATTATAAAGTAGAACCTGCATTGCCTGTTTCAGATCTTTTTTCACCAGCCTATTTAAGCTTAGGTACTGGTATGTTATGGAAAAAGTCTGATAATTCAAATATAAATATAGCTCCGGCTACAGCTAGATTAACCATGGTTAGCGATTTCTTTTCTGGTCAATTTGGTGTAGATGAAGGGGATAATACCAATTTTAGTTTAGGTTTTAACCTATCTGGTTATTTTAAGTTTAGTATAATGGAGAATGTAGAAATGGAAAATATTGTTGCACTCTACTCAGATTACCTAGATCAGCCAGAAAATGTAGATGTAGAAAACCAAACAAACATTCGCTTTAAAGTAAATAATAATATTAAAATGCAAATGACTTTTCATACTATTGTAGATGATAATGCTTCTAGTAAAGTGCAATTTAGACAACTATTTGGTTTAGGATTAAATTATAGTTTCCACCAAAAAGTGACTTATTAA
- a CDS encoding DUF3078 domain-containing protein, protein MKKLSILFLLVLASLSINGQTAEELKKEQAPKKAEIAKLNGEVKALQAKIDALPGWRKGAFGTIGGSFSGFNNWYSRTAPTATAGNIGITVNGFANLIKEDFFWRNSAAVNLGWVKLDEEGVPGDEDFEATTDVFTISSLYGKRLNKKWALSGLAEYRTTIIDNFNDPGYLDLGIGTTWTPTNNLVVVIHPGNYNFVFSSGDTVFESSLGAKVVADYTQKYGKLSVKSNLSMFQSYETSDLSNWTFTNSFAYKIWKGIGVGFELGLRQNKQEALNNALDNAVVPTATFDNIDNKLQSYYLLGLSYAF, encoded by the coding sequence ATGAAGAAGTTATCAATTTTATTTTTATTGGTATTGGCTAGTTTATCTATTAACGGACAAACAGCAGAAGAATTAAAAAAAGAACAAGCTCCTAAAAAAGCAGAAATTGCTAAATTAAATGGAGAAGTAAAAGCTTTACAAGCAAAAATAGATGCACTTCCAGGATGGAGAAAAGGTGCTTTTGGTACCATTGGAGGTAGTTTTTCTGGTTTTAATAACTGGTATTCTAGAACTGCACCTACAGCAACTGCTGGTAATATAGGTATTACAGTAAATGGTTTTGCTAATTTAATTAAAGAAGATTTTTTCTGGAGAAACTCTGCTGCGGTTAATTTAGGTTGGGTAAAACTAGATGAAGAAGGAGTTCCTGGAGATGAAGATTTTGAAGCTACTACAGATGTATTTACAATTAGCTCTTTATATGGTAAGCGATTAAATAAAAAATGGGCACTTTCTGGTTTAGCAGAATATAGAACCACTATTATAGACAATTTTAACGACCCTGGATATTTAGATTTAGGTATTGGTACAACTTGGACACCTACAAATAATTTAGTGGTTGTTATACATCCAGGAAACTACAATTTTGTTTTTAGTAGTGGAGATACAGTTTTCGAATCTTCTTTAGGTGCTAAAGTTGTAGCAGATTACACACAGAAATATGGTAAACTAAGTGTAAAGTCTAATTTATCTATGTTTCAAAGCTATGAGACATCAGATTTATCTAACTGGACTTTTACAAACTCTTTTGCTTATAAAATTTGGAAAGGAATTGGAGTTGGTTTTGAGTTAGGTTTACGTCAAAATAAACAAGAAGCTTTAAACAATGCTTTAGATAATGCTGTTGTTCCTACAGCTACTTTTGACAATATAGATAACAAATTACAATCTTACTATTTACTAGGTTTGAGTTATGCTTTTTAA
- a CDS encoding CNNM domain-containing protein encodes MTLLIIFATVSVFFSFLCSILEAVLLSITPTFINLKKKEGLEYAIQLEALKKDVDKPLIAILTINTVAHTVGAILVGVQAKVAYAEMYGTSTKTILGIKLTEDVMVGVVSTIMTILILVASEIIPKTIGATYWRQLANFTSKTLNIMIFPLKWTGFIWVLQLTTKLIGGKGHGSILSREGFLVMTEMAEKDGVFHESEGKVIRNLLGFKEIKVNDVMTPRSVLEIADESQTIEAFYKEHKRLRYSRIPVFAENPDEITGYFLKDHLFEAIISGKGAEPLASIKRNIIITDRDLTIPDLFEKLIKEKEHIALVVDEYGSVSGLVSQEDVIETLLGLEIMDESDSVADLQAHAKKSWKNRVKKMGINDDNKEE; translated from the coding sequence ATGACATTATTAATAATTTTCGCTACCGTTTCTGTTTTCTTTTCATTTTTATGTTCTATTCTAGAAGCAGTTTTATTGAGTATTACGCCAACTTTTATCAATCTAAAAAAGAAAGAAGGGCTTGAATATGCAATACAATTAGAAGCGTTAAAGAAAGATGTAGACAAACCTTTAATAGCAATTTTAACAATTAATACAGTTGCACATACAGTTGGTGCTATTTTAGTTGGTGTACAAGCAAAAGTAGCTTATGCAGAAATGTATGGTACTTCTACTAAAACTATTTTGGGTATTAAATTAACAGAAGATGTTATGGTGGGTGTTGTGTCTACAATAATGACTATTTTAATTTTAGTAGCATCAGAAATAATACCTAAAACAATTGGAGCCACTTATTGGAGACAGTTAGCAAACTTTACTTCTAAGACTTTAAATATTATGATTTTTCCATTAAAATGGACAGGTTTTATTTGGGTTTTACAATTAACTACAAAATTAATTGGAGGCAAAGGACATGGTAGTATTTTAAGTAGAGAAGGGTTTTTGGTGATGACAGAAATGGCTGAAAAAGATGGTGTTTTTCATGAAAGCGAAGGTAAGGTTATTAGAAATTTATTAGGTTTTAAAGAGATTAAAGTAAATGATGTAATGACGCCTAGGTCTGTACTAGAAATAGCAGATGAAAGCCAAACGATAGAAGCTTTTTATAAAGAACATAAAAGATTACGTTATTCTAGGATTCCTGTTTTTGCGGAAAACCCAGATGAAATTACAGGGTATTTTTTAAAAGACCATTTATTTGAAGCTATAATTAGTGGAAAAGGAGCAGAGCCTTTAGCTTCTATAAAAAGAAATATAATAATTACAGATAGAGATTTAACGATTCCTGATTTATTTGAAAAATTAATTAAAGAGAAAGAACATATTGCTTTGGTTGTAGATGAATATGGTTCTGTAAGCGGACTTGTTTCTCAAGAAGATGTAATAGAAACTTTATTAGGTTTAGAGATAATGGATGAAAGCGATTCTGTGGCAGACTTACAAGCTCATGCTAAAAAATCTTGGAAAAATCGAGTTAAAAAAATGGGAATTAATGATGATAACAAGGAGGAATAG
- a CDS encoding VIT family protein: MNKSSTELVDHLDKHYIHRSNWLRATVLGANDGILSTASLAIGVAAASDLREPVILATLAGLVAGALSMAAGEYVSVSSQTDIETADIEREKKELEEMPELELLMLARIYEERGLKKETALLVAKELTEKDALAAHIRDELGINEISQANPIQAAVASGAAFTIGGLLPFLVTLFLPLESLEYSIYASSILFLMLLGALAAKAGGSNIGIAILRITFWGTAAMGLTAFAGYLFNVNI, translated from the coding sequence ATGAACAAGAGCTCCACAGAATTAGTAGACCATTTAGACAAACACTATATACATAGAAGTAATTGGTTAAGGGCAACTGTTTTAGGAGCAAATGACGGAATTTTATCTACCGCAAGTTTAGCTATTGGAGTTGCTGCTGCAAGCGATTTAAGAGAACCTGTAATTCTAGCAACTTTAGCTGGCTTAGTTGCTGGGGCATTATCTATGGCAGCAGGAGAATATGTTTCGGTAAGTTCCCAAACAGATATAGAGACTGCAGATATTGAAAGAGAAAAAAAAGAACTAGAAGAAATGCCAGAACTTGAGTTACTAATGTTGGCAAGAATCTACGAAGAGAGAGGTCTTAAAAAAGAAACAGCTTTACTTGTTGCTAAAGAATTAACAGAAAAAGATGCGTTAGCCGCGCATATTAGAGATGAATTAGGTATTAATGAAATTAGTCAAGCAAATCCTATACAAGCTGCAGTAGCATCGGGAGCTGCTTTTACAATTGGCGGATTACTTCCTTTTTTAGTAACTCTTTTTCTACCTTTAGAAAGCTTAGAATACTCCATTTATGCTTCCTCAATATTATTTCTGATGCTTTTAGGAGCCTTAGCTGCAAAAGCAGGTGGTTCTAATATTGGAATAGCAATTTTAAGAATTACTTTTTGGGGTACTGCCGCAATGGGTTTAACTGCTTTTGCAGGATACTTATTTAATGTAAATATCTAA
- the hflX gene encoding GTPase HflX, with amino-acid sequence MIDEREVISEKAVLIGIISQKQDETQSTEYLDELEFLTLTAGGVAVKRFVQKMEKPNPKTFLGVGKLEEVRDYIESNHIGTAIFDDELSPAQIRNIEKVLDCKILDRTNLILDIFAQRAQTSSAKTQVELAQCQYLLPRLTRLWTHLDKQKGGIGMRGPGETEIETDRRIIRDKIFLLKQKLKTIDKQMGVQRKNRGKMVRVALVGYTNVGKSTLMNVISKSDVFAENKLFATLDTTVRKVVIKNIPFLLTDTVGFIRKLPTQLVESFKSTLDEVREADLLLHVVDISHPNFEDHIASVNSILADIKCADKPTLMVFNKIDAYAHETIDEDDIVTEREKKHYTLQDWEKTWMNDYEVESIFISALNKDNLEDFKEKAYQEIKKIHIQRFPYNDFLYYEYKEEE; translated from the coding sequence ATGATAGACGAACGCGAAGTAATATCGGAAAAAGCTGTTTTAATTGGAATTATATCTCAGAAACAAGATGAAACTCAATCTACAGAATACTTAGATGAATTAGAGTTTTTAACGCTTACTGCAGGTGGAGTTGCCGTTAAACGTTTTGTCCAAAAGATGGAAAAACCAAATCCTAAAACTTTTTTAGGTGTTGGTAAATTAGAAGAAGTTAGAGATTATATTGAATCGAATCATATTGGAACTGCCATTTTTGATGATGAATTATCTCCTGCTCAAATACGTAATATTGAAAAGGTTTTAGATTGTAAAATCTTAGATAGAACCAACTTAATCTTAGATATTTTTGCACAAAGAGCACAAACAAGCTCTGCAAAAACACAAGTAGAATTAGCTCAATGTCAATACTTATTACCACGTTTAACAAGATTGTGGACACACCTTGACAAGCAAAAAGGTGGTATTGGTATGCGTGGACCTGGAGAAACAGAAATAGAAACAGATAGACGTATAATTAGAGATAAGATTTTTCTTTTAAAGCAAAAATTAAAAACCATTGACAAACAGATGGGTGTGCAACGTAAAAACCGTGGAAAAATGGTTAGAGTTGCTTTAGTTGGTTACACAAATGTTGGTAAATCTACCTTAATGAATGTAATTAGCAAGAGTGATGTATTTGCAGAAAACAAGTTGTTTGCAACCTTAGATACTACTGTTAGAAAAGTAGTAATTAAGAACATCCCTTTCTTATTAACAGACACTGTTGGTTTTATTAGAAAGTTACCTACACAATTGGTAGAATCTTTTAAATCTACTTTAGATGAAGTACGTGAAGCAGATTTGTTGTTACATGTGGTAGATATTTCTCATCCTAATTTTGAAGATCATATTGCCTCTGTAAATTCTATTTTAGCTGATATAAAATGTGCAGACAAACCAACTTTAATGGTTTTTAATAAGATTGATGCATATGCTCATGAAACAATAGATGAAGATGATATTGTTACAGAAAGAGAGAAAAAACATTATACTTTACAAGATTGGGAAAAAACTTGGATGAATGATTATGAGGTAGAATCTATCTTTATATCTGCTTTAAACAAAGATAATTTAGAAGATTTTAAAGAAAAGGCTTACCAAGAAATAAAGAAAATTCACATTCAGCGTTTTCCTTATAATGACTTTTTATATTATGAATATAAAGAGGAAGAGTAA
- a CDS encoding endonuclease/exonuclease/phosphatase family protein, whose protein sequence is MQSFFSSSKRSKNIFTVGFYNVENLFDTVNDPKTFDDDFTTNGKNHWNNKRYRDKIKKLGSVISQLGKERSYTVPALVGLVEVENAKVVKDLANSKDLKKHHYGFVHYDSPDDRGIDVALLYNKELFELIDSEHFPLYLEDEEGKRDYTRDILVVSGNLNGELVHVLVNHWPSRREGIEESEPKRIDAAKLARTIIEGLQARNFDAKIIIMGDFNDDPTNKSIKEYLMTDDFYNPMEKILDRDAIGSLTYEGKWNLFDQIIITKNFLDKKEGKIYFKHAEVFNKKWLKIFKGKLKGSPFRTYIGPWYQGGFSDHFPVYVYFKKED, encoded by the coding sequence ATGCAATCATTTTTTTCATCATCAAAAAGGAGTAAAAATATTTTTACTGTAGGATTTTATAACGTAGAGAATTTATTTGATACGGTAAACGATCCTAAAACATTTGATGATGACTTTACCACCAACGGAAAAAATCATTGGAATAATAAACGTTACAGAGATAAAATTAAAAAATTAGGTTCTGTAATTTCTCAATTAGGTAAAGAAAGATCTTATACTGTGCCAGCACTTGTTGGTTTGGTAGAAGTAGAAAATGCAAAAGTGGTAAAAGACTTGGCTAACTCAAAAGATCTAAAAAAGCACCATTATGGTTTTGTACATTATGATTCTCCGGATGATAGAGGTATTGATGTAGCACTTTTATACAATAAAGAATTATTTGAATTAATAGACTCAGAACATTTTCCTTTGTATTTAGAAGATGAAGAAGGAAAGAGAGATTATACAAGAGATATTTTAGTGGTTTCTGGTAATTTAAACGGAGAATTAGTCCATGTTTTGGTAAATCATTGGCCATCTAGAAGAGAAGGAATAGAAGAATCTGAGCCAAAAAGAATTGATGCAGCAAAATTAGCAAGAACTATTATAGAAGGATTACAAGCCAGAAATTTTGATGCAAAAATTATAATTATGGGCGATTTTAATGACGACCCAACAAATAAATCTATTAAAGAATATTTAATGACAGATGATTTTTACAATCCTATGGAAAAAATATTGGATAGAGATGCTATTGGTTCTTTAACCTATGAAGGAAAATGGAATTTATTTGATCAGATAATTATTACCAAAAATTTTTTAGATAAAAAAGAGGGAAAAATCTATTTTAAACATGCCGAAGTTTTTAATAAAAAATGGTTAAAAATATTTAAAGGGAAGTTAAAAGGCAGTCCGTTTAGAACTTATATTGGACCTTGGTATCAAGGAGGTTTTTCAGACCATTTTCCTGTGTATGTGTATTTTAAAAAGGAAGATTAG
- a CDS encoding transposase, with translation MLEGELNAHLDYDRHQKSISTNLRNGYPKKKLKTTLRDTEINVPKDRETCFNPMVVKNKKKRKYYRKYRKHYNFPLCKTDE, from the coding sequence ATCCTTGAAGGAGAATTAAATGCTCACCTAGATTATGATAGACATCAAAAAAGTATATCAACTAATCTTAGAAATGGGTATCCGAAAAAGAAACTAAAAACAACTTTACGAGACACAGAAATAAATGTTCCAAAAGACCGTGAAACTTGCTTTAACCCAATGGTTGTTAAAAACAAAAAAAAGAGAAAGTACTACAGAAAGTATAGAAAACATTATAATTTCCCTTTATGCAAAACGGATGAGTAA